The DNA region aatgtgagtgaaagagcaccaacatattcttctctttggagtgttgcttgaggacgggccagcattatatttgttggtgagaactacagatcgctgaaatgtttacacgcgggcaaaaatgatctacggacttgctgcaaaaaatgttatgacattttctgcagcaaatccactgttgcagattttgagatatatttttcctttgggtgtaaaaaaaatcttatccaAACAAAGATTGCACCTATATTATCTTAGTTGCCGACCTGACACGCTACCACtgctagagaccctaaatagggagactggtctaagcttcctaaatcgatctggcaacgtatgttttgagcttggcaacactgataagtagggttagtgaaatttcacgacagcttcaaatccgcgaaatttagctttttccgtgaaataccgtgaaattttatgtttgtgaagATTTGTAACgatatttcttaaaataatttatcaaactcaaataggaatgaacataatcttatgaattactgtagaattaagcaaaTGAAAACCCTGGTTCAATTATTAATACAGGGTTAgcgatttttgacgatttcgttgacggcgtgaaattcgtgaaatttatcaacttcctcaaatcatttttttaaataacagcatAATAAATATATCATCCATTAAGACtgattaagtaaattttatttgttttctattGAAAAGCATGATAtgtaccatttgaagaattgttcagttCCTTTCAGAAACtgactaaatttagtaatatcttCGTTCGCtgcattaaaaattttactgctatgttatttgaaacaaaaaaaaatgaaataaataaaaacgaagagtatttcttttaaacttttgaaaacatttcaggttttttcctgttgagtcctgtttaattttaacgatatttgcttatttgggtggatgattcccgtgaatgttaaaaaatactattcaataaaaattttgacTTCGTTATagattacattatttttgccttttgattttaaatttagtttttgataagtgagatgaaaattaaaaaaaatgttaagtggTGGTTAAGTGCTAAACTGCCGTTCTTCGCATAATTGTCTCATATtatttttggacgattctgactttttatcatttttaagcttaattttacgaatattttcagaaaaaacacatacaatctaatactttgttcagaaaatcattgaaaacaacaccaagtctgtttgtcccatcgttaaacttctaggTATAAATGTCTCACTAAGTATTTTCTATCGCGAAATCATGAGTTTTAAGAAGCATGTCATCTTGTGTACCTGTTCAGCTGtaagaggattacaaataagggtgataaaatgttaaccgGAGTGAATAGGGacatatagggcgaatagggacccacgggacaattatgcgtagaaacacagaaaatgAGTATatgttcagtaaatgagaatacgcatgacctaaattttgtttcaaaaaatatatagagcTCATctataaaacaagttaaaactttttgaaaatttggaggattttttttgtaacgttcaaatttagtgtaGATTTTTTAGTTTATCGAAGAATAACATATAattaagcataaaaagtagttttagtgatttaaacataagattttcaagttgttttatctttttaacgttccgcgaaatttgcgtgaaatttggtgttttgaaattgaggtccccgtgaaatttgcatttttcgagcgtgaaaaatcactaagcctactgataagttttgctgggcgtaaaggcaaatgctcgtttggatacgtcaaactcgcgtctgtttgggtacgtcaaattcacttcgtccagtctccctatttaggatctctaaccACTGCGCCATGGATGGCTTGATGACATGGTTGGGACAGAGCACGAACATGTTCTTCTTTCTGTCCCGTTGCCTGATGACGAGTcgagttttttgtagcaaatcTACGATGacagatttagatttttttcctgTGGATGATATTTTCCTGTGGGTGATAtgcacgggtatgaatcttcaaacAAATTCAATGTGGCGACCTgtatcacgcagtggtaccaacattgcgaaaaaagtgtgccatggcatgacagccacattttttttctgatgttggtgctactgcgcgattttgacatatcggacgttcaacattcgaacgccatctttgcTTAAAAACCTGGTATCCAGTATGGAGCATAGAATATAGATATTCTATGAAtggaggcattttcgctagttcttaCTGTTCTACACTGAAAATAtgccacactttttattcaaagcccaaacacttgaatgattgaataaagtcaCATCGTAGATCTAATTGGTTTTTGTTTCAACATAAATCCAAACCACGatcaaatgcaagtgtttgggcgGTTGACTTTTTGGTAGTTTTTAACACGTTATTTTGATTCGGGTGTCTTTCCAAGTGTTTTGCTTATGAATTTGTCCCACCGTCTTGAACTGTTCAAAgtgatgagcaaaacacttgaaattgatcttaagatctacccaaaactggcacctgggacgggacggctggatagagttttctttttgagtgtttacgtttgtattcttcttctgtttcttgcaagaaaattcgtgttcggtaacaaatttcaagcaatctgtgattcagatagcttgacaattcaaattttcttgattatgtttttcaactcagtgctcaagcatgcAGATGACTTTTTGTTCggttgaaatgttgtttagtttttcctcgcagatttttttgaatatggctattaaaatttgcggttggacgtgggtggagaatcctgagtttatgttccatcgttttactgtggatccgttcataaggagctgccggatacaaatcactagaaatggttggcaaatcaaagatgacTCGAGGTCACGCTCGAGGTAATTGATACGATACGATCActtacttcaatctaaaaaaaatcctaaaaagcctgcaagtaattaaatgggaggggagattttttcttatatctactcctgtcgttgtcccgttacgcaaagaaagtaaataaatctttcccagttccccaAAGAGGAGCACACTTGAATAGTATCGGGGcaggcatttacaaagcgaattcagcggcaatttttactcaactaaTGGTGTTAGTGCAAaaattaacattccataggtcgcacgCCCTAAGGTGTCAGAATCGGAAGAAATGGCcggcaaaaattcaaatttgtaccaattcattcacttcaaagagtaaaaaatttggtattcAATTTGTGGCAACGTGTTGAAATGAAAATgtgcgaaaaaatcaaataggctTAACTGTGGCCATTTTTTCgtttgctttttaaatccagTTCTACGATGTTGTTACGTCAGgccacatttttaaattacgggaagcacaggtttaatatttttcaatctaGATGACATTTCAATGTAACGCGCAAAAAATAACAGTAGTTTTAAATGGACAAAAGAATCGTCAGTTTAtgaaatgtattattttttaaaatgaaaatacagATAGTTCAACATTCGGTGTACGATAGAAATAAAttcctttcaattgaaaatattttaatcaatctattaattcaatttacaattatttgtgaaattgaattaaaattgttttatttttttttcaactcaaattacaatacttctcattttctcctcataagaaaggactggtttaggttgacagaagcggccatgttgacagtggtttagtttgacaataggttttttttctttttgtttatcccatcccagactggcactattcaaagtcaacgtgattatccacatgaatttaatgtgtttcactgattgatttttgcgcgactttcatcgaaggctagaagcgaggcaagaaccaatagcacaaaaaactctcccgtcttcaactggccggccggcgcagtggtagcgtgcacgactagcaagcgagaacctgcaaatcgcttgtacgtacttttatttttcaacaccatttaaaattcaagtgtttggctattgacattatttcttagccaatcaccgaaatttcaagtgttttgcgattgatatttgagtgctcggtacagcagggccagatcatgtgtagaacacttcgttgagctgtgtaagttttgctcagtgtatGTTCTGCGTGCATGTCCGCAAaaatcgaccacacacatactgaCACAAAGCGCAACTTAGAGGCAAAAggcgaatatttttggcaaaaaagatgcggttttgtaaaaacaaataaaaaaaaacaactataaAGTGTAGTTCGACTTACGAACTTGTAACTTGTTGCTGATTTTCTCGGGACAAAATTCacgggatttttcaaaaaccgggTATTCCCGAATCCAGggaatttttctattttatacTGTACCcggaattggaaaaaaaatcaaaatttggtctgggaattcagatttggttgtggaaagaGATGAACAGTTGATtaattagtaatcgataagtGATAGTAATCGATTAGTAATCGATAAGTGAAACGTGACGAACTGAACTGTCACTTTCTACACGGCGCTAGGTAATTGtggtttggtagtgtgtgtgtgaactctgtgtaaaagaggtgtcaaactaaaacgagaccccgttcgtttgacaacagctggtgtcaaaccatcggggtttgaatgtacctattcagactgtagtcacGATTTTCCCGAGTTGGCGGTTGGGACttgaagaaaatttataaaatatttttgcctttcttacaaaagaaaggtttaaggtttgcttttagaaaaacacttttctcagaaatcgtACGCGGCGAGGagtcgtcccagaaaaaaattactattactaaattgatggtttagatgcgctctttgtATTGAATTtcggcccgaaacccggaactcaaagtctgattttctgaaatacttgagcgatgtctgtatccgctcttaaacaTTTTTGTCTTCCATCATTGTAAAACTGCTCGttaaacccacaatttttatattccaaatttgtagccatggggtcggagacgaacattttatttttcgattcccaattttcgaccaataaatgtggtcaaagccatttttagaggtattttttggactattttaaatACAACACTATCAATTtacaagaattcagtttcaaacaagccattcgaaaacatgcgccataaactgcttggtcccaaaatttgaagcttttccaaaatgtatttccagagatatagccatattagtgttttttgtcttatttttaccctattttttcataataattttttggttttatacagaatcatatactgaacatcaaattcgaagtcccggcacgttctcgctcgaaagatcgacaagttAAGTCgaaacatacagtatgtaaaaaaagtatttacaccccttgggcactatgcacattttgtgatgaaacatgtaaaaaatttaaagtttgacaggaacctagtactacgttttgttcaaaaactcatgccaaacattttgctacaaaaaactcatgaaaagatgatttctataaaaagttatataacaaatactaatacgaaaataaaaaaggcgcaaaaaaagtatgtacacctttcgaaaaattaacataaataatgttatttgttggcaaatcactataaatccagtctcccaactccaaataggcatccttgactgataaaaaaaataatttggattgaatataaagtttactaactacttagtataaaagtttatataactctggaaattctacatacaacttttctaaacttaattttgcaaacttttaattcaactaaatgtcaatatattaccatataattaataaataaacattttggagtgggtataacaccgttttgggggtatttgtatcgatagaatagatttttcgttggaatttcgtaccaacccggaattacgtcataggaaaatccgccggcatccgaaccggtccacgattcacaagtcaacctatgtggaatcggaaagggcataaaatttccgatcttttgatacccatacatttaggttttctataaaacccacgtttttaaatactctCTGTTCTCTGTGCCTATTCTAGATCTGCATGAGTTTGCAGTATTGCTGAATAAAAGTCTACAAACAAATTCTTATTTTATCTGGCAACTCGCTACAGATTTTTTGTTCTGCAATTGGCACGAAAGGGTtaaatagagctatctaagcccgatctcacacacactagcacaccatttgttttgctggctggtacaaaatttaacctcactttttttcgtgtacgtacacgcaatacatgcgcacgtagataactctatttgtTTTGACAGTTTGTGCAAAACGTCAACCACGCAAATGACATTGCGAATAGAAAACGGACCAAACAGCTGTAGAaggaattcaagcaaaacattgtaaaaggttCAAAgtccattttcaaaacattgagaaaattgagGATGAAGTTTGGCGAACGTATTTTAAATCCTAATTCAAGAGAATAAAGATTATCTAAAAGATTATTCACTAAAATGATGGAAAACTATCACGACTACAATGTCTTGTACTtagaattatcaaaaaaaaatcttttattcgAGAAAATTGCTATAAAAGCAACATAGAccctgacaaaaatattttgcaccGTGGAGAGAGAGTTGGCCCTTTGCATTTTTGGTCTTTTGAAAACAGTGGAAGTTTCACTTTCCATTTTGGCCCCTGGCCTAACACGATTTcagattgtttttgtttatgctTTGTTTTTTCAGCCCGTGGCAAAACAggccaaaccaaaacaaatttcaGTCTCCTTTTGGCCTTTTGCagtaaacttaatttttcaacgttttaaacagtcttttgactgatttttgtgTTGGATTTCACCTTAGATGGGTGAAATATTAGTGGTTCGCAACCGTCGGAACAACTGAAGGTAAGTCTTGTTGAATTTAATATCCTGCTGAATGCTGTTTTAACTTTGCTGAAAAATCGCGTTTCAGAAACAATCGAAATCTCGGTGGAGACCAAAACGACACCTGTAGCGAAGCAACGGTCCAGTTGGCTCAAGCTGGACGAACCAGTCAAGGTGAATTGTCCGACGAGTTCAGAAGAGGAAATAGAAAGTTTGGAATCAGCTCCGAACAACGTGCCGACATATGTTCGTGCCGTTTCAAAAAATGGTCAGAGTGTTACACGAGCCCGATCGTCATCAGCACTCGACATTTTGCCTGGTGGTTTTGGACATCATCGGCTGGGCTAAACTTTGCGGGGTTGGTTCACCTGATTTACATTGTTGCTGCCGGGTTAGCGGTAGACGTCCGCCGGTGAGTGCGGCCGCAGTTTTTCCTCCGTGAAATAGTTGAAGAGCGGGGACATTATTGACCAGTGTACCTTCGGATCGGAAGTGCTCAATCAACGGGCGGATTGTAACCGAGATAGTTGAGACGGAACAGTACGGCACGAAATAGCATATCTGAGAATCGCACCTGAGCATTAAAGATGGTGATGGTTtgcctaataaattaattaacatttttatcaatatttggAATATACCAGAAAtactgaaataatttttatttagagAAAATCTTTGTTAGTGGAAGAGTTAATTCATCATTTGGGAACGGGTCTTTGCAAGAAGCAGGAACCGGCCGTGGACTCAAGTGAACCAGAAGTGGATCTAGTTCCGTTATAAATGGATTTTGCTGAGTGCTTGAAATATTTAGACAAGCTCGTCGTTTCGTGGGTGATGGTCACGTTTGAGTTGAAGTTTAGAGATGTCTTACGGAACAACGACGGGTAGCATTCGTCAGTTATGCGGCCGGATAGCAAGCAGGAATGTCTGCTTAAGGTTTTCGACCTGGACAGCCGTAAACCGGGACAGTAAATCGGAGATTCCTagctttttctaaataaaaacaaacagttATTGTTACTGCTATATAAACAGCTTTATTTAGGACCGCATTTGATCAATAATCAACTATCCTACTACCAACACTCTTCCAACGGATCTAGGTCTGCCTCGAAATGGTCATTAATTGCCGCTTCCGTCCGCTGCTTGTTCCGCTCACTCACGTATTTGAGCAAGCTCATCAAAACGGCAAGCTTTTCCTGAGAAAGTTCAATCGGCTGATCTTTGACCGTTGCCATTTCCGGCAATTCTGGCCGGCGCGCTTCGTCCACGATTTCACCCGCCGAGTCGGAGCGCTCTACTCGCCGAATCTAGGGCGAACTTGCGCCACGAAAGGCGCTTGCGCAGTGCGTGGCACCGTTTGATTCACCCCTTGCGTACGATCTTACCGTAGCCGTAGACCTGGACGTTCGATTCACCCCTTGCGTACGATCTTACCGTAGCCGTAGACCTGGTTGTACTTGGGGGTATTTTTGAAGACGCAAATCAAATTCGTAGGTACAGCTTGAATCCCAATCGGACTTGTACTTGGCTCCCATGGCCAGCGCCTGATTCCGCAGGTTGGCCCGTTCCGGATTTTGAATCCCGCTAATCACGAGCACCaccttttcaaacaaattgtttAATGACTTGTACGTCACCGGCTTTCGCTTCCGCTCTTCATCTTCTTCCCGATCTTGATCCTTGTCCAACTTTGGCTTCTTGATGTCGGATGTTCTGTCCCGACGGGCAGAGTTCTTCTTCTCCGACGAAGTTTCCGGTTCGTCAAAGAAAATGTTCTTGAACTTGGTCGCCGACGTTGCTCGCGTTCCTCCATGGCGTCCTTTTCACGGTGCTTCCGGACACAATCTTCGGCCAGCTTGTGATCCAGCTTTTCGTTTGGCTTGTCGTACAGCAGGGCGTCCTGGTTTCGGTTCCGAGGCTTTTTCCTTCTCGCCATTGTCGTCAAAGAGTCGTGGCTTCGGCTTTGGCGTGATTTTGGTCATCATTTTGGCTGGTTGTGGAGAGGCCAACGTATTCCGGATGCCCGCCGGCGTCGACGCGTCCCGAATCGTGCCGCCATAGACGTCGCTGCCCTGGCCGGAGTCGTTGTGGGTTAACTCGCGACGAGTTGCGAGTCCACACCGGATCGCGACGCTTTCCAGCGCGCAAATAACCCCGCCGAGCTTCCTCGACCGAACCGGGAAATTCCTCCCGGAGCTTAAACATCCCAAGTTGAAGCATCTTCGGAGGCTCCTTCTTCTGAAACTTCTCCTGAATCTGCTTCTGAAACGCGGCCGGAACCAGCGGTTTGTCCTTCTTCTTGCCCCCAACCAAGTGCAGCATCACAAAAGCAACCCCGTACTGAACCCGACTATTGAACGGCTGCGTACAAATAACCTTCACTAAATTCCACCACTCCTTGGCCTCCGGCTTGACCAGTTCCTTCGCCGTGAAGTATCGCACCCGGCCGCTGTTGGTCAAGTTGCGGCTCTCGATCAGACGGTGGCTACAGAAGCGTCCAGCATCATTTGAGCTGCTTCtggaaataaaacataaaatatcggTTATCATTCCATTTTATGGTGATCggtttcttttgatttttgtaacagACTAGACTGCTATCCGACAGAAACATACCTGTTGGTAATCTTACCTAGTAATAAATCAAAATTGCTAACAGGTTCGAATTTTTTTTGTACGttttacttcaatttttttctacaaaaaaggCAGCGAGCTAACAACACgaggcaaaaaacttttttgacagcaGCCGTTTCATTTTCCATATAGGTCCTCAGAACACAAAGCCCTAACTCAGTTGACCTAATGATGATGTTTATTTACGTTTTCGGCCTCTTGTGGTGGAAGACTAACACGGagtaataaacaacaacaaaccaaCAACGAATTTGGcccttatcaaaaaatttaatatcatgcaaattttgtgaagttttgagggatgttgtattttttatgtgTAAAGTAAGTTATTCTTATGTATTTCAAACAATAATccgatttgtttacattttcgaCTTAGgaccttttacaatgttttgcttgaattgttcgtgcgtgaaattttgaggaaaatttTGTTAGAAAATAGTGAATAAATCTTAACTAAAGTGCGATTAGTGTTTTTACCCAGGAGACTTCTCGTACGCAGCGAACTAAAGAGCACCAATTTCGAGCCTTGTTGGTTGAGTTTCGGATCGACGTCAAATCTGCACAACCGCGAGAAGGAAGTGGAAAAAAATGGAACCCACTTCAAAGGACCAATCCACtgctgcgacgacgacgacgacgctggCGGACACTTCGACCAGCGACGAGGAACGGTTCGAGGACGCGAACGAGAAAGCCGTTGACGAGGTCATCGAGCAGGTCACCGGCCTCAGCATGGGCACATCGCCAAAGACCAAcacttcgtcgtcgtcggaacAGACGGACAAATTCGTCGACTGCCGCTCGGATCCCGGCTCGGACGAGGAGACTTTAACGGGGAAGGGTTCGGCGGCGGAGGAGAGTTCATCCGGGGAACGCGAGGACGACTACATCGACGACGAATCGCAGCGGGACTTTGAGAAGAGTTTGTCGGAGGAGGAACGGCTGGCTAACAAGGTGAAGGCGGAGGAGCTGAAGGCCCAGGGCAACGAGTTGTTTAAGCAGGGCGAGTACCAGAAGTCGGCCGACATGTACACGGCCGCGCTCCGGATCTGCCCGGTGGATTTCAGCGCCGAACGGTCAATTCTGTACGCGAACCGGGCGGCGGCCAAAACTAAACTCAACTTCAAACCGTCGGCCATTGACGACTGCACCAAAGCGATAGAGCACAACCCCAAGTACCTGAAGGCACTGCTGAGGTAATCATCTTGCTtgatttgaacattgtttttAGAGAGATTTGCTGTGAGTACATTCCTTAAGCAGCTTTGATTTTTGCGAGACGGATTTTTCCATTATTAATTGTGACTTTGGCTTACAAATATACGCCTTGACCTACAGAACTATATCTGGAACAAACTTATTTCTAAATTGACCGAAGAAAACTTGAAAGACGGACGAAGACATTGTAACGATCCTTGCTAAAATATCTAGAAAAAGACCAATTTGTCTAAGACTGTTTGTTTTCAGCCTAATTGGAAAGCACTGATCATCGAGCAAATCACGCACGCAACTCATCATCACCCCCCACACACTTACCCAAACTCACACACCCACGCGCTTGAAACAAACCCCGGCTTGAGTAACAAAGAACGACCGATGGTACATCGTTTCTTTAAGTATTATCGAATCCACTTCCAGACGGGCCACCCTGTACGAGGAGGCGGACAAGCTGGACGAAAGTCTCGAGGAC from Culex quinquefasciatus strain JHB chromosome 3, VPISU_Cqui_1.0_pri_paternal, whole genome shotgun sequence includes:
- the LOC6051286 gene encoding tetratricopeptide repeat protein 1 isoform X1, with the translated sequence MEPTSKDQSTAATTTTTLADTSTSDEERFEDANEKAVDEVIEQVTGLSMGTSPKTNTSSSSEQTDKFVDCRSDPGSDEETLTGKGSAAEESSSGEREDDYIDDESQRDFEKSLSEEERLANKVKAEELKAQGNELFKQGEYQKSADMYTAALRICPVDFSAERSILYANRAAAKTKLNFKPSAIDDCTKAIEHNPKYLKALLSIIESTSRRATLYEEADKLDESLEDFKQILELDPDNAEARAAQARLPPKIQERNERMKEEMMGKLKDLGNMILRPFGLSTQNFEMKQDPSTGSYSINFKSGGAGGGK
- the LOC6051286 gene encoding tetratricopeptide repeat protein 1 isoform X2: MEPTSKDQSTAATTTTTLADTSTSDEERFEDANEKAVDEVIEQVTGLSMGTSPKTNTSSSSEQTDKFVDCRSDPGSDEETLTGKGSAAEESSSGEREDDYIDDESQRDFEKSLSEEERLANKVKAEELKAQGNELFKQGEYQKSADMYTAALRICPVDFSAERSILYANRAAAKTKLNFKPSAIDDCTKAIEHNPKYLKALLRRATLYEEADKLDESLEDFKQILELDPDNAEARAAQARLPPKIQERNERMKEEMMGKLKDLGNMILRPFGLSTQNFEMKQDPSTGSYSINFKSGGAGGGK